A window of Aquitalea denitrificans contains these coding sequences:
- a CDS encoding DUF1269 domain-containing protein, which produces MEQHQTTVFIYNTHAEAEQAIRILDRAGFDIKQLSIIGKGYHSEEHPVGFYTTGEKIKTWGGVGAFWGGLWGLLFAPAVFLLPGVGLVAMAGPIVTTLVSAVEGAVVVGGISALAAALSKLGVRKEDAVEYESALKADKYVLLVHGSAAEHDKAQTILSNADAWKTS; this is translated from the coding sequence ATGGAACAACATCAAACTACCGTTTTCATCTACAACACCCACGCCGAAGCCGAACAGGCCATCCGCATCCTGGATCGCGCCGGTTTCGACATCAAGCAGCTGTCCATTATTGGCAAGGGTTATCACAGCGAAGAACACCCGGTAGGTTTCTACACCACGGGTGAAAAAATCAAAACCTGGGGTGGAGTTGGTGCATTCTGGGGCGGCTTGTGGGGCCTGCTGTTTGCTCCGGCAGTCTTTCTGCTGCCAGGTGTCGGTCTGGTGGCCATGGCCGGGCCCATTGTCACCACACTGGTCAGTGCCGTGGAGGGGGCCGTTGTCGTGGGTGGAATTTCCGCACTAGCCGCGGCGTTGAGCAAGCTTGGTGTCAGGAAGGAAGACGCAGTGGAATATGAATCTGCACTCAAGGCAGACAAATATGTTCTGCTAGTGCATGGTTCAGCCGCCGAGCATGACAAAGCCCAGACCATTCTGAGCAATGCCGACGCCTGGAAAACAAGCTGA
- a CDS encoding putative quinol monooxygenase: MSVFIFATLQCKPETVAAVRDAMRGMQRDSLAEPGCQLYQVLQEEENAVMLHVFERYQDMAAVEAHRASQHYQAYRNWVADKLAAPVQVKLLQALD, translated from the coding sequence ATGAGCGTCTTCATCTTTGCCACGCTGCAATGCAAACCCGAAACCGTGGCTGCCGTACGTGATGCCATGCGCGGCATGCAGCGCGATAGTCTGGCCGAGCCCGGCTGCCAGCTGTATCAGGTGCTGCAGGAAGAGGAGAATGCAGTGATGCTGCATGTGTTCGAACGCTATCAGGACATGGCTGCCGTTGAGGCGCATCGTGCTTCGCAGCACTACCAGGCCTATCGCAACTGGGTGGCAGACAAGCTGGCAGCGCCCGTACAGGTAAAACTGCTGCAGGCGCTGGATTGA
- a CDS encoding acetyl-CoA C-acyltransferase family protein — protein sequence MKQRDIVVLSAVRSAIGAFGGALSHLEPADLGGLVMKEAVARSGVDASLIHHVTVGNCIPTESRYAYVARLASIAAGLPMESVAMAVNRLCGSGLQAVVSSAQAIMLGDCDYAIGGGVEVMSRGGYLLPQLRSGARMGDVKALDMMTAALTDPFGVGHMGITAENLVEKWQLTREEQDQFALVSQQRAAAAIADGRFASQIVPIVSQTRKGEVVFDTDEHPRATTPDSLAKMKPAFKKDGSVTAGNASGINDGAAFLVLASADAAAAAGHHPMARIVSYAVCGVPNHIMGEGPIPATRAALQRAGLSLEQMDVIESNEAFAAQSLAVCKGLGLDPARCNTNGGAIALGHPVGASGGVIATKALYELQRINGRYALATMCIGGGQGIAVIFERL from the coding sequence ATGAAACAACGCGATATCGTGGTCCTGAGCGCAGTGCGCTCGGCTATTGGCGCATTTGGCGGCGCACTGAGCCACCTAGAGCCCGCCGACCTTGGTGGCTTGGTGATGAAGGAAGCCGTTGCCCGCTCGGGTGTGGATGCCAGCCTGATCCACCATGTCACGGTAGGTAACTGCATCCCTACCGAAAGCCGCTACGCCTACGTCGCCCGGCTGGCCTCCATTGCCGCTGGCCTGCCGATGGAGTCGGTTGCCATGGCAGTCAACCGCCTGTGCGGCTCCGGCCTGCAGGCTGTTGTCTCCAGCGCCCAGGCCATCATGCTGGGTGACTGCGACTATGCCATCGGCGGCGGGGTAGAAGTCATGTCCCGTGGCGGTTACCTGCTACCACAGCTACGCAGCGGTGCACGCATGGGCGACGTGAAGGCGCTGGACATGATGACCGCGGCGCTCACTGATCCCTTCGGTGTCGGCCACATGGGCATTACCGCAGAAAACCTGGTGGAAAAATGGCAGCTGACACGTGAAGAACAAGATCAGTTCGCCCTTGTCTCGCAACAGCGTGCCGCGGCGGCAATTGCCGATGGTCGCTTTGCCTCGCAAATCGTCCCCATCGTCAGCCAGACCCGCAAGGGCGAGGTGGTATTCGATACCGACGAACACCCTCGCGCCACCACACCGGACTCACTGGCCAAGATGAAACCGGCCTTCAAAAAGGATGGCTCGGTTACCGCCGGCAACGCCTCCGGCATCAATGACGGTGCCGCCTTCCTGGTACTGGCCAGTGCCGATGCTGCAGCAGCAGCCGGTCACCATCCGATGGCGCGCATTGTGTCTTATGCGGTATGCGGCGTTCCCAATCACATCATGGGCGAAGGCCCGATTCCGGCCACCCGCGCCGCGCTGCAACGCGCCGGCCTGAGTCTGGAGCAGATGGACGTAATCGAATCCAACGAAGCCTTTGCTGCGCAATCGCTGGCAGTGTGCAAGGGGCTGGGGCTGGATCCGGCACGCTGCAACACCAACGGTGGGGCCATCGCACTTGGTCACCCGGTGGGTGCCAGCGGCGGTGTGATTGCCACCAAGGCGCTATACGAGTTGCAGCGCATCAATGGACGTTATGCACTGGCTACCATGTGTATTGGCGGTGGCCAGGGTATTGCCGTCATTTTCGAACGGCTCTGA